One Pectinophora gossypiella chromosome 10, ilPecGoss1.1, whole genome shotgun sequence genomic window, AAAAGCGCAAGAGGATAGTAACCAATTACTTGCAGCAGTTTTAAATAAGCAAATGGAAATGTTCGATAGGTTACTGAACGTGTCTACGGAGCAGAACGAAAACATTAAAAAGTTACTTTCACAGACACAGGACTGCCCGAAGACAGATAAAGGGCCTGACTTAAACGAGTCTTTTGAATCGGTTCCAGACAGTACTAATTCGGACGAAGAAATGGAAACAGGCTTGTACTCCGCTGAATCGATAACTAAACGAAGTATAACCTCCAACAGTCGGGAATCCGTTCTTCGCGATCAGATTGTGGAAGCTCAGAGACAGCTTGCAGCCCTCCAAAGTGGAGAGGACATAGATGATGATACAAGGGAGGCCTATACCTTTGCGCCCTTTACCATCGAGAAGGAGCCGAAGATCGCGAGGGCTGACCCAGACCTCCTGAAACAAGGTATAGAGTGTCAGCGTTTTTGTCAAGAAAGTTGGCGTAACATCAGGTACGCGGACACCCAAAAAATGTTCCAGGCCAGCCCAGCGTTTTCCTGTTTGAAGACGAACAACATTTTGGCAAGCGCAACGCCGAGCTACAAATCAGTCAACATCCTGGAAAAGTTTGACCTCACATTGGGCGCTGTGACGAATGGGCTTCTACAGCAGAGGAAATGTTTCCAAGAGTTACTGGACAAGTTGCCAAGGGAGACGAGACATCAGGTCGGAAAATACTTTTTAGCTGCTGACTCAAACTTCCGTAAAGTATCCGATAACCTCTTGCAATACGTCTGCGGACGTCGTGCAGAGGTAATCCAACAACGGCGAGAGTCATACCGGCCTACCAATAAGGTGCTGAAGCAAATCCTGCACGACATTCCACCTTCTGAGACGCACTTGTTTATGGACAAGACACTTACGGAAGTGATAAAGGAACAAGGCGGTATATACAAATTTTTTCCCGCCAGAAAGAAATTTTCGTCACCTACTAACAAATCTGGTCATGATTGGTCCGGTAAAAGGGAGAACCCAAAGCCGAGCTCCAACCCCAACGCGAAGGGAAAGAGGCCGAACAACAACTACGGCCAGAAGTGGAACACCGCGAGTAAGGGAAAGAGCGGACAGTCCACTGGAAGAACACAAAACCAACAATTCAAGAAAAAGGGGGAAGAGGACCGAAAGTGACGGTTTCGAAGCGGGTCGCCTTGCAAAATACGCAAACAGCTGGTTTCAGGCGCCCTcaagtatattaaatattataaaaggatACAGGATTCCGTTTCGTATAAAACCTCCGACAAAGAGTCTTTCAAGAAGAGATCTGTTAAAATTTCAGACAAGGTCTTGCCCAGAAATGACATCCGAGATAAAGAAAATGCTCAAGTCATCCGCAATAGAACCCACGGACGAAAATCGGGGCTTCTTGTCCACCTTTTTTCTAAGAAAAAAGGCAGACGGGACAAACAGACCCATATTCAATCTAAAGAGGTTAAACCATTACGTAAACGTGCCAAAGTTCCGTCTGCTGAACCATCAAAAGATACCCTCACACTTAGAACCATGCGACTTCATGATGAAAATAGACATCTCAAAAGCTTATTTTCACGTTCCGATCATACGGAGCCATCGACGTTTCCTATCGTTGGCATACGAAGGGAAAATGTACCGAATGACTTGTCTTCCGTTTGGACTAGCCAGCGCACCAGCGGCATTTGCAAAGATCACGAACTGGATTGCCCACGAACTCAGACAAAAAGGTCTAAGGATTGTGGTTTACTTAGACGACTTTCTGCTCATGCACAAAGACTATCAAACTCTAGAGAACCAAGCAGAGTGTGCCTTAAAATACTTAGAGAAAATGGGATGGCAAGTAAACTTCGGAAAATCTTCGGCAACACCAACCAAGGAGTTGGAATATTTGGGAATCACTTGGAACACGGACAAGAACCGGAAGGCACTAGGTGCCCCAAAAATAGAACAATTATCGAAAAACTTAAGCGGGCTAATCAAAACAGGTCACTGGAGTTGGCACGATGCGAAAGTAATACTAGGCAAGCTAAACTTTGCGTCGTTTGTAGTGCCTCTGGGACGTTTACACTGCAGAATCCTGCACAGAGTGTCCAACCGCCTACCCAAGAGCAAACCGCATATGAAGTTCCTGATCCCAGAAGCTGCCCGGCTAGAGTTAGAATGGTGGTTGGAGAACGTTCACCAGGAAACACCGATCTTCTATCCTTCTCCGACAATGTTCATAACAACGGATGCGGCAGACAAGGGTTGGGGAGCAACAGCAAATGGCCGAAAGTTTTGGGGCTATTGGTCTCCGAGTCAACGAAAGTGGCACAGCAACCAAAAAGAACTTTGGACGGTATACGAAGTTCTAAAACGGCTGGAATCGGATCTAAAAGGACGATCAGTGACTTTACAGACGGACAACCGTACGAGCGTGGCCTACATAATGAAACAAGGGGGTACGAGATCCCTAACTCTTCTTCGAACAACGGAGAAAATTCTAAACCTTTGTCAGAGCTTACAATGTCACTTAACAGCCCGTTACATACCAGGTCAGTACAATGGGATAGCCGACGGTCTATCGAGGGCAAAGGGTCTACCGGAGTGGCATCTCCGCGAAGCAGCAGTAGAAATGATCTTCCAGATTCTAGGTCGGCCCGAGATAGACTTATTTGCATCGGAGAAGTCTGCGGTGGTACCAGCCTATGTCAGCGAAGACGCTGCAGACACGGGCAGCCAGTTTACCGACGCATTCAGCAGGACGTGGCAGTACAAGTTGGGTTGGATTTTTCCACCACCTGCGTTAATTCCTCAAGTTCTTCGGCACCTGAAGTTATGCAAAGGTCAGTACCTCCTGGTAACCCCAATATGGAACAGGGCGTTTTGGGAACCGGAGCTACGGAAGAGAGCGCTAGGACCCCCGTTCAGAATCCCAAACCTTCAATCCTACCTAGTCGATCTGCAGACCAACCGACCTCCCCCGGGGATAGACCAACTGAATTTGGTGGTATGGAAGGTTCAGGCTGGATAGATCACGTGAATGGTTGGTCAGAACGAGAGGTCCATTTACTTAAATCAGCTTGGAGATCTTCTTCTTTAAAAACCTATAGAGCTGTTTGGGCTAAATGGCGCAATTGGGCTTTACTTAACAATGTTACAGTCAGTAATCCGAGTCCTCAATCACTAGCGAAGTATTTATGCTTTCTTTTCAACCAGGAGAAGTACGCGCCTAGGACAGTGGCATTACATAAGTCGGTGGTATCGACGTTTTCAAATCCTAGTCAATCTGAAACACTCAGCTCACATCTGCTGGTAAGACAGGTCCTCAAAGGGATCTTTTCTGAGAACCCACCCAAACCAAAATCTTTGTCCTGGAGAATAGATGacctattaaattttttaaaaGACTATTCATTTGATGAATACAGCATATTCGGAGTGTCACGGCATACATGCGTTCTTCTGTTGCTGGCATCAGGGAGGCGAGTGCACGACCTAACGCTTTTAAGTATTGGGGAGAACTCTTTTGAAGATAATGgtgaagaaattatattttggccAAAGTTTGGCTCTAAAACCGACACCCCCTCTCACAGACAGTCGGGATGGCTGCTCAAGTCCTCCGAAGATCAGATACAACGGCTTAACATAGTCTTCTGGGTGAAGCGACTAATATCGGTGACAAATACCCGTCGCGtttcaaaaaatatagaaaGCCTCTTTATTACAACAAGGGGAGCAGTAAAGAGCGCTTCACGATCCATAATTGCAGGCTGGATTAGAACCCTATTTAAAGAGGCAGGTATAAGTGCATCTGCGGGTAGTTTCAGGGCTGCAGTATCATCGGACATGTGGTCAAGTAACCTTTTCAATATCGAAGAGGTTTTAAAGAGAGGCAACTGGCGAAGCAGAAATacattcataaattattactttaagGAAGTGCCAAAACAACCACGCGTTGTGAGCAATGCGCTAGTTGATTCATTTATAGCTGTATAACCATTTATATtgattaagtaattataaattatgaaaaacagTACTTAATATACTTTTGTTTGCACATGATTAAAAATTAGTATTATTCAATCCCTTTTATCAAATCACAGTACGCTTTGGTCAGCGCCGGCAGAAAGTAAACACGTCTCAACGGTGGTTCAAGCGGAGGCTCGAACACCTAAATAGAACCGTTTTTCCCCCGAAGGGTATAAAACGGATATTTAGGTTTCAGCCGAAGCTTGAACCACCACTTAATGCCTTGCCGGCTTAAGGTACTGAGGAACAGAGCAGCCGCGCTGACCCACATACACGAAGAAAGAAACAGTAGCATCGCTAGAGTGAGTGGGAAGATGGTAAAAAGCTGAAGTTAGCTACGAATTATTCAGGCGTTATCTCAACGGTGGTTCAAGCTTCGGCTGAAACCTAAATATCCGTTTTATACCCTTCGGGGGAAAAACGGttctattatatatttttttaataatataggctacTTGATAACGTAGCCAAATGAGATAATTTTAGCTCtggctattattattatagtcagtgttgtgtgcgtccaCACTattggcacaccccggacactttatactaacaacctcgttttacacacacgctacacattgacgttatcgtacacgcgcatctgtgtgtgtgacgtctgacgccagtgaggtaaacctagctcagacgctggtggcggcggagagtcgccgttctatGCGTGGTACCTTATTCTACTACGCTATTGTCAGCATATGGGaacttatgtgtatgtatatactgCTGTTGATGAaccataataaatacataaattctTTTCAGATAAACGGTCTTCCGACGCTAATCCTGTATAAACATAAGAAGATTGTGAATGTAGACCACGGCGGGCGCCCGCTGGACAGCTTGATATCCTTAGTGAATGAACACCTTGAAGGCAAAGACGAACCTGTGCCCGCCACAGAGGCCCCCAAAGACGAGCTATAAAACTAGGTAGAACAATAAACCAATTTACATTATATGAGGTCTTTTCTTTGTCGTTCTGAATATGAATTTCCTATcgttatgtaattttttttttaaagaacgtctagggccctgtgccgaggtgtcttttgcagcttcttttcgccggctgtacaggttgttgaatagctgcagtagttttaggcggatgagacgttcgttatgtaaaaatgacgattcaaagtgtacctactgaataaagatatttttgaatttgtacgCTGTTGTATACGTCACTATTAGTTACGCACATCACTACAGCTGTCGCGATTGTCTATGTCATTCTCTTTGGTCGTCTCATTGTACTTATAAGCCGCGCCAATAAAGAAACGAATCGAAAATGGCGTCTAGTACTTGCAAAGACAGATGGTAGGGTCAGCAATACTAGGGTTTAGTTCCCGGGAAATTTCGAAAAAatagatatttttcaattttattaaaaatattttttaagcaaGATTAATATTCCGGGATCGAAAACCCATTAGTTTCAAGCTTGTTAAGAGATACATAAGTATGTAGAATACATAggtgtaaatataaaacaatgctTTGAgcgaaacattattatttatttatcaaaatagacAAATTAATTTTGAGACGTTGATGGCCTTTCACCGGTTTTAGTAGACGTTGATGTCCCTTCACCGGGGTCATCGTAATCAATCTCTTCAATCCCAGACATCTCACTGTCCCTTTCTTCCGCCGAAGTATCAGTTTCACTTGATGAATCGTCGCTGCTATCCATACCCACTCGTATAATGAAATCATCTATTTCCGTTTCATTCGTAACGTCACGTGTCCAGTACGTTTCTTCTACTCTTTTAATATGGTTGATTTGTTTTTTCCAGTCTTCAGCTGTTATTGATGAGATGGCATCTTTTGTTAGTTGTTCAATTTTGTTTTCATGCTGTTCCACATTTTTGTCAGCAACCCTTTGTTTTAACAAATTCCAGATATGCTCAATCGGGTTCAAATCACAGTTATATGGGGgcaatcttaggacttcgtgtccgtgtgattttaataattcatccACTACATACTTTTTCTCTGGCATTTGTTTCTTTAACTCTGTTAGGAGCTCTGCTTTTGTCCATTCCTCTCTGTAGGTTATATTATGTTCCTTCATAAATTTTTTTACATCATCTTTTCGAGTAGCCGTTGTTGGTGCTTTGTCCAATTGCATCGAATGATACGAAGCATTGTCTAGTACTAGA contains:
- the LOC126370212 gene encoding uncharacterized protein LOC126370212 isoform X2 — its product is MAEQTTMGQLAAVPCEDEEDKSPFQAIVYAVEELFPKGWRSWKVFDYSFKDVFGDEISQNIDAKVRFAIPITVLARAFDLSAQSVSERRFRAIKSRVLRWPLGRALLYAPHNIMEKIHEPDYQAFMDTVKELKPALVNRHKASCQLRGVEPDGSFDDSVSSVSQKRHSTSSLDDRAAPKRVKAQEDSNQLLAAVLNKQMEMFDRLLNVSTEQNENIKKLLSQTQDCPKTDKGPDLNESFESVPDSTNSDEEMETGLYSAESITKRSITSNSRESVLRDQIVEAQRQLAALQSGEDIDDDTREAYTFAPFTIEKEPKIARADPDLLKQGIECQRFCQESWRNIRYADTQKMFQASPAFSCLKTNNILASATPSYKSVNILEKFDLTLGAVTNGLLQQRKCFQELLDKLPRETRHQVGKYFLAADSNFRKVSDNLLQYVCGRRAEVIQQRRESYRPTNKVLKQILHDIPPSETHLFMDKTLTEVIKEQGGIYKFFPARKKFSSPTNKSGHDWSGKRENPKPSSNPNAKGKRPNNNYGQKWNTASKGKSGQSTGRTQNQQFKKKGEEDRK
- the LOC126370212 gene encoding uncharacterized protein LOC126370212 isoform X1 codes for the protein MRLHDENRHLKSLFSRSDHTEPSTFPIVGIRRENVPNDLSSVWTSQRTSGICKDHELDCPRTQTKRSKDCGLLRRLSAHAQRLSNSREPSRVCLKILRENGMASKLRKIFGNTNQGVGIFGNHLEHGQEPEGTRCPKNRTIIEKLKRANQNRSLELARCESNTRQAKLCVVCSASGTFTLQNPAQSVQPPTQEQTAYEVPDPRSCPARVRMVVGERSPGNTDLLSFSDNVHNNGCGRQGLGSNSKWPKVLGLLVSESTKVAQQPKRTLDGIRSSKTAGIGSKRTISDFTDGQPYERGLHNETRGYEIPNSSSNNGENSKPLSELTMSLNSPLHTRSVQWDSRRSIEGKGSTGVASPRSSSRNDLPDSRSARDRLICIGEVCGGTSLCQRRRCRHGQPVYRRIQQDVAVQVGLDFSTTCVNSSSSSAPEVMQRSVPPGNPNMEQGVLGTGATEESARTPVQNPKPSILPSRSADQPTSPGDRPTEFGGMEGSGWIDHVNGWSEREVHLLKSAWRSSSLKTYRAVWAKWRNWALLNNVTVSNPSPQSLAKYLCFLFNQEKYAPRTVALHKSVVSTFSNPSQSETLSSHLLVRQVLKGIFSENPPKPKSLSWRIDDLLNFLKDYSFDEYSIFGVSRHTCVLLLLASGRRVHDLTLLSIGENSFEDNGEEIIFWPKFGSKTDTPSHRQSGWLLKSSEDQIQRLNIVFWVKRLISVTNTRRVSKNIESLFITTRGAVKSASRSIIAGWIRTLFKEAGISASAGSFRAAVSSDMWSSNLFNIEEVLKRGNWRSRNTFINYYFKEVPKQPRVVSNALVDSFIAV